The sequence below is a genomic window from Qipengyuania flava.
CAGCGCGCAAATCGTCGACATGTTCGAGATCCGGCGCTGCAGGAGCGGCCTGTCCGGCCGCCGGTGCAGGAGCAGCCGCTGCCCCGCCGGACTGGACAGGCGGCGGGTTGAACGGCTTCCACGGACTGTCGAAGGGATCGAAGACGACATGCCCGATGGGCTCGTCCCAATCGTCCCAGCGATAGATTGCGCGTTCGACGACATTGCGCAGTTCGCGCACATTGCCGGGCCAATCGTGGTTCGCCATTTCATTTGCGACGTGCGATGCGAAGCCCGGCCAGCCCTCCCAGCCAAGCTCTGCCGCCATGCGCCGCCCGAAGTAGTCGGCCAGCACTTCGACATCGCCTTCGCGCACACGCAGCGGCGGCAGGGTGATGACCTCGAAGCTCAGCCGGTCCAATAGGTCGGCGCGGAATTCTCCTCGCGCGGCCTTGGCGGGCAGGTCCTCGTTGGTGGCGGCGACGATACGCACGTCGACGCGGGTCGGGCGGTTCGAACCGATCCGGGTAACTTCGCCATATTCCACAGCGCGCAGCAG
It includes:
- the pspF gene encoding phage shock protein operon transcriptional activator; translation: MERENQFIGQSGAFLDAVERASRAAPMRRPVLVIGERGTGKELIAERLHRLSTRWDEPLVTMNCAALPETLIEAELFGHEAGAFTGATRAREGRFEEADKGTLFLDELGTLSMSAQERLLRAVEYGEVTRIGSNRPTRVDVRIVAATNEDLPAKAARGEFRADLLDRLSFEVITLPPLRVREGDVEVLADYFGRRMAAELGWEGWPGFASHVANEMANHDWPGNVRELRNVVERAIYRWDDWDEPIGHVVFDPFDSPWKPFNPPPVQSGGAAAAPAPAAGQAAPAAPDLEHVDDLRAAVDAHERAIVEHALGKHRWNQRQTAKALGLTYDQLRHCIKKHALAED